A section of the Cryobacterium soli genome encodes:
- a CDS encoding RNA degradosome polyphosphate kinase — protein sequence MDGDNIPGTSGLESELDDDFDPQIGKNDPALPSERYLDRELSWLAFNQRVLELAEDPALPVLERANFLAIFASNLDEFFMVRVAGLKRRILTGLAVPTNIGRAPQDVLSDISKAAHVLQNRHAHAFQELVRPALAEHGVDIVTWDSLNDDDRRSLRGYFSNQIFPVLMPLAVDPAHPFPYISGLSLNLAVRLHSSKTGKQEFARLKVPSMLPRFVRVDRTESVDKVRFITLEDLIANHLEDLFPGMDILEHHVFRVTRNEDVVIEEDDTENLIKALEKELLRRRFGPPIRLEVTEDMDEVTLGLLVRELDVTEQEVYRLPAPLDLGGLFDLRIDRPDLHYTKHVPTTAAQLLTGEPNETPDIFRAISRGDVLLHHPYESFATSVQAFLEQAAADPNVLAIKQTLYRTSGDSPIVEALIAAAESGKQVLALVEIKARFDEQANISWARKLEKAGVHVVYGLVGLKTHCKLALVVRYEKGVLRHYSHIGTGNYNPKTSRIYEDMGLLTADDQVGKDLTRLFNELSGYAIEKKFKRLLVAPLHLRKALLKRIADETANASAGKPSGIRIKVNSMVDEDIIDALYRASQAGVPIDVWVRGICSLKPGVPGMSENIRVRSILGRYLEHSRIFCFHTLGEPQVFIGSADMMHRNLDRRVEALVRLVDPRHLTEVDALFTRAMDERTSSWWLDENGEWTRHHQDAEGKPLDDMQNRLMQQIGQRKRPVSRR from the coding sequence ATGGACGGCGACAACATCCCAGGCACCTCGGGGCTCGAGAGTGAACTTGACGACGATTTTGACCCTCAGATCGGCAAAAACGATCCGGCACTTCCGAGCGAGCGGTACCTCGACCGCGAGCTGAGCTGGCTCGCCTTCAACCAGCGAGTGCTCGAGCTGGCCGAAGACCCGGCCCTGCCGGTGCTCGAACGCGCGAACTTCCTGGCCATCTTCGCCAGCAACCTCGACGAGTTCTTCATGGTGCGCGTCGCCGGCCTCAAGCGCCGCATCCTCACCGGGCTGGCAGTACCCACCAACATCGGCCGCGCCCCGCAGGATGTGCTCTCCGACATCTCCAAGGCCGCCCACGTGCTGCAGAACCGGCACGCTCACGCGTTCCAGGAGCTCGTGCGCCCGGCCCTGGCCGAACATGGCGTGGACATCGTCACCTGGGACAGCCTGAACGACGACGACCGCCGGTCGCTGCGCGGCTACTTCTCCAACCAGATCTTCCCCGTGCTGATGCCGCTGGCCGTCGACCCGGCGCATCCGTTCCCCTACATCTCCGGCCTCTCGCTCAACCTGGCCGTGCGGTTGCACAGCTCCAAGACCGGCAAGCAGGAGTTCGCCCGGCTCAAGGTGCCCTCGATGCTGCCGCGCTTCGTGCGGGTGGACCGCACCGAATCGGTGGACAAGGTGCGCTTCATCACCCTCGAAGACCTCATCGCCAACCACCTCGAAGACCTGTTCCCCGGCATGGACATCCTCGAACACCACGTCTTCCGGGTCACCCGCAACGAAGACGTCGTGATCGAGGAAGACGACACCGAGAACCTCATCAAGGCCCTCGAGAAGGAGCTGCTGCGCCGCCGGTTCGGCCCGCCCATCCGCCTCGAGGTCACCGAGGACATGGACGAGGTGACCCTGGGCCTGCTCGTGCGCGAGCTCGACGTGACCGAGCAGGAGGTGTACCGGCTGCCCGCGCCGCTGGACCTCGGAGGTCTTTTCGACCTGCGCATCGACCGCCCCGACCTGCACTACACGAAGCACGTGCCCACCACGGCCGCGCAGTTGCTCACCGGCGAACCCAACGAGACCCCGGACATCTTCCGCGCGATCAGCCGCGGCGACGTGCTCCTGCACCACCCGTACGAGTCGTTCGCGACGAGCGTGCAGGCGTTCCTCGAGCAGGCCGCCGCCGACCCCAACGTGCTGGCCATCAAGCAGACCCTGTACCGCACCTCGGGCGACAGCCCTATCGTGGAGGCGCTGATCGCCGCTGCGGAGTCGGGCAAGCAGGTGCTCGCACTGGTGGAGATCAAGGCCCGCTTCGACGAACAGGCCAACATCTCCTGGGCGCGCAAGCTCGAGAAGGCTGGCGTGCACGTGGTCTACGGGCTCGTCGGGCTCAAGACGCACTGCAAGCTCGCGCTCGTGGTGCGTTACGAGAAGGGCGTGCTGCGGCACTACAGCCACATCGGCACGGGCAACTACAACCCCAAGACCAGCCGCATCTACGAAGACATGGGGCTGCTGACCGCGGATGACCAGGTCGGCAAGGATCTCACCCGGCTGTTCAACGAGCTCTCCGGCTACGCCATCGAGAAGAAGTTCAAACGTCTGCTGGTGGCCCCGCTGCACCTGCGCAAGGCCCTGCTCAAGCGCATCGCCGACGAGACCGCGAACGCGTCGGCCGGTAAGCCGTCGGGCATCCGGATCAAGGTGAACTCGATGGTCGACGAGGACATCATCGACGCGCTCTACCGGGCCAGCCAGGCCGGAGTGCCCATCGACGTGTGGGTGCGCGGCATCTGCAGCCTCAAGCCGGGCGTGCCGGGCATGAGCGAGAACATCCGGGTGCGTTCCATCCTGGGCCGTTACCTCGAGCACTCACGGATCTTCTGCTTCCACACCCTGGGCGAGCCGCAGGTGTTCATCGGCAGCGCCGACATGATGCACCGCAACCTCGACCGCCGGGTGGAGGCGCTCGTGCGGCTCGTCGACCCGCGGCACCTCACCGAGGTGGACGCCCTCTTCACCCGGGCCATGGACGAGCGCACCTCGTCCTGGTGGCTCGACGAGAACGGCGAGTGGACCCGGCACCACCAGGACGCCGAGGGCAAGCCCCTCGACGACATGCAGAACCGGCTGATGCAGCAGATCGGGCAGCGCAAGCGCCCGGTGAGCCGCCGATGA
- the mshD gene encoding mycothiol synthase: MSHTLSAPDLSDTAFAARFHDVADASSHTDGYRPFNEQALLDARSGRRSPQLLIEGEDAVGAAIVGRGEIDLVVHPRYRRQGHATAALRRLFEDEGGMSGDLTAWAHRDHPAARRLADRFGFSAERTLLQLERPLTDADAATTPELPGGLGIDVFRAATPGDAGDAAEWVRLNALVFATHPEQGAITEADLADRMNEPWFDAGDVLLVRETRPGEPGGIVGYNWLKIEPGATLGEIYVLGVHPDAAGAGLGRALMLAGLRRLRERGCTAVELYVEAESAAPVRLYRSLGFTDRTVDVQYRRAPR; encoded by the coding sequence GTGTCGCACACTCTGTCGGCTCCTGACCTCTCCGACACGGCCTTCGCGGCCCGGTTCCACGACGTCGCCGACGCGAGCTCGCACACGGATGGCTACCGCCCGTTCAACGAGCAGGCCCTGCTCGACGCCCGCTCGGGTCGGCGCTCCCCCCAACTGCTGATCGAGGGCGAGGACGCCGTCGGCGCCGCCATCGTCGGCCGCGGCGAGATCGACCTGGTCGTCCACCCGCGCTACCGCCGCCAAGGCCACGCCACGGCCGCGCTCCGTCGCCTGTTCGAGGACGAGGGCGGCATGTCCGGCGACCTCACCGCCTGGGCGCACCGCGACCACCCCGCCGCCCGCCGGCTCGCCGACAGGTTCGGCTTCAGCGCCGAGCGCACCCTGCTGCAGCTGGAACGCCCGCTCACGGACGCGGACGCCGCGACCACCCCGGAGCTGCCCGGCGGACTGGGCATCGACGTCTTCCGTGCGGCCACGCCCGGCGACGCCGGCGACGCCGCCGAGTGGGTGCGGCTGAACGCCCTCGTCTTCGCCACGCATCCGGAGCAGGGCGCCATCACCGAGGCCGACCTCGCCGATCGCATGAATGAGCCCTGGTTCGACGCCGGCGACGTGCTCCTGGTCCGTGAGACCCGGCCCGGCGAGCCCGGCGGGATCGTCGGTTACAACTGGCTCAAGATCGAGCCCGGCGCCACGCTCGGTGAGATCTACGTGCTCGGTGTGCACCCGGATGCCGCGGGAGCCGGCCTCGGCCGCGCCCTCATGCTCGCGGGCCTGCGTCGCCTTCGCGAACGCGGTTGCACGGCCGTCGAGCTCTACGTCGAGGCCGAAAGCGCCGCACCCGTGCGGCTGTACCGCAGCCTCGGTTTCACCGACCGCACCGTGGATGTGCAGTACCGCAGGGCCCCGCGTTAA
- a CDS encoding winged helix-turn-helix transcriptional regulator, giving the protein MAQLLILTSAMNDEVLPALALLSHSTRLIPAQPDQLITAPDSDLILVDARSNLMAAKSLCQILRTTGSSVPLLLVITEGGLTAVSPDWGVDDVVLDTAGPAEVDARIRLAAGRTPHNEPSPTIRAAGVVIDEASYSAKVHGKPLDLTYKEFELLRFLAAHPSRVFTREQLLSEVWGYDYFGGTRTVDVHVRRLRAKLGDQESLIGTVRNVGYRFNVYEEDGERVAHSVGS; this is encoded by the coding sequence GTGGCGCAGCTGTTGATCCTAACCTCGGCTATGAACGACGAAGTTCTTCCAGCCCTGGCGTTGCTGTCGCACAGCACACGACTCATTCCGGCACAGCCGGATCAGCTCATCACCGCGCCCGATTCCGACCTGATCCTGGTCGACGCCCGGTCCAATCTGATGGCCGCCAAGTCGCTCTGCCAGATCCTGCGCACCACCGGAAGCAGCGTGCCGTTGCTCCTCGTGATCACCGAGGGCGGCCTCACCGCGGTCAGCCCCGACTGGGGAGTGGATGACGTGGTGCTCGACACGGCCGGTCCCGCCGAGGTGGATGCGCGCATCCGCCTGGCCGCCGGGCGCACACCGCACAACGAGCCCTCCCCCACCATCCGCGCCGCCGGCGTCGTCATCGACGAGGCCAGCTACTCGGCCAAGGTACACGGCAAACCGCTCGACCTCACGTATAAGGAGTTCGAGCTGCTGCGCTTCCTGGCCGCGCACCCGTCCCGGGTGTTCACCCGCGAGCAGCTGCTCAGCGAGGTCTGGGGCTACGACTACTTCGGCGGCACCCGCACCGTCGACGTACACGTGCGGCGCCTGCGTGCCAAGCTCGGCGACCAGGAATCCCTGATCGGCACCGTGCGCAACGTGGGCTACCGCTTCAACGTCTACGAAGAGGACGGCGAACGTGTCGCACACTCTGTCGGCTCCTGA
- a CDS encoding FABP family protein, producing MYELPVGLPSELVPLSWLIGVWEGSGILDYTVDGETVTREFGQRISFSHDGLPHLNYSSYTWLEPEIPAPDASAPASGGAAGEPATAPTPIPLVTETGYWRLSRPQQAGDAGPGLLPGVGAAPFQTAEAVETLRNADGGFDIEVSLVHPGGILELYLGQVKGPRIDLATDAIVQTSGAKPYAAATRLYGLVDSHLLWAWDIAALGQDLRTHASGRLSRASS from the coding sequence GTGTACGAACTTCCGGTCGGCTTGCCGTCCGAGCTCGTTCCCCTGTCATGGTTGATCGGGGTCTGGGAAGGTTCGGGAATCCTCGACTACACGGTCGACGGCGAAACCGTCACCCGCGAGTTCGGGCAGCGCATCAGCTTCAGCCATGACGGCCTGCCGCACCTCAACTACAGCTCCTACACCTGGCTCGAGCCCGAGATCCCGGCGCCGGATGCCTCCGCGCCCGCCTCGGGAGGCGCCGCCGGTGAGCCCGCAACAGCCCCGACCCCGATCCCGCTGGTGACCGAGACCGGGTACTGGCGGCTCAGCCGTCCGCAGCAAGCCGGCGACGCCGGCCCGGGCCTGCTCCCCGGCGTGGGTGCCGCCCCGTTCCAGACGGCCGAGGCGGTGGAGACCCTGCGGAACGCCGACGGTGGCTTCGATATCGAGGTGAGCCTCGTGCACCCCGGCGGAATCCTGGAGCTCTACCTCGGCCAGGTGAAAGGTCCCCGGATCGACCTCGCCACCGACGCGATCGTGCAGACCAGCGGCGCCAAGCCGTACGCGGCCGCGACCCGGCTCTACGGGCTGGTCGACAGCCATCTGCTCTGGGCGTGGGACATCGCCGCGCTCGGCCAGGATCTGCGCACGCACGCCTCCGGCCGGCTCAGCCGGGCCTCCTCTTAG
- a CDS encoding Pr6Pr family membrane protein, with translation MTLPARYVAALRLVATLITVVAVTATFLDTAGRGTVNPFNFFGFFTIQGNLLAAVVLGVTAVLGLRGRRVSPGLELARAATTAYMIVVGLVYNTLLTGLTGGVTLPWANTMLHVVFPLYCLVDWLLVADRGAQPWRRLWTVLVYPVLWTAVVLLRGATDGWVPYPFLSPTMGYGSVFGYVLLIAVAFIAAGAAVFGLSRVRIITVRPTPGTPGPAWDSA, from the coding sequence ATGACACTTCCCGCCCGTTACGTCGCTGCCCTCCGCCTGGTCGCGACGCTGATCACGGTGGTGGCGGTGACCGCCACGTTCCTGGACACGGCCGGGCGCGGCACGGTGAACCCGTTCAACTTCTTCGGCTTCTTCACCATCCAGGGCAACCTCCTCGCCGCCGTCGTACTGGGCGTCACCGCCGTGCTCGGCCTGCGGGGCCGACGGGTGTCCCCCGGCCTGGAACTGGCCCGGGCGGCGACCACGGCGTACATGATCGTGGTCGGACTCGTCTACAACACCCTGCTGACCGGCCTCACCGGCGGGGTCACGCTGCCGTGGGCGAACACCATGCTGCACGTGGTGTTCCCGCTGTACTGCCTGGTGGACTGGCTGCTCGTGGCCGACCGGGGCGCGCAGCCGTGGCGGCGGCTCTGGACGGTGCTGGTCTACCCGGTGCTCTGGACCGCCGTGGTGCTCCTGCGCGGGGCGACGGACGGCTGGGTGCCGTACCCGTTCCTGAGCCCGACCATGGGGTACGGCTCGGTCTTCGGCTACGTGCTGCTGATCGCAGTGGCCTTCATCGCCGCGGGCGCGGCGGTGTTCGGCCTGAGCCGGGTGCGCATCATCACGGTGCGGCCGACACCCGGCACGCCCGGACCGGCCTGGGATTCCGCCTAA
- a CDS encoding YgfZ/GcvT domain-containing protein: protein MSTVAPSVPAAASPLLSLDGAVGAEGIDAGVAAHYGGPNAEQRRLLGGTAVVDLSHRGVLSISGPDRLTWLNSMSSQELRGLTPGQSTETLLLDPSGHLEYAIALIDDGVESWLLIEAAELPGLHAWLDRMRFTLRVQVVDHTPAYATIGTMAADPAAVALTPASPNGVPLVWHDPWNAVTPGGWQYAAETAHPGAAWQWSEVLIDRSELPALRDAVAAGTVAAAGLLALEALRIAAWRPRGALDADERTIPHELDWLRTAVHLNKGCYRGQETIAKVHNLGHPPRRLVLLHLDGSDSVLPAHGDEVQGDRFVAGGEPDRRTVGTITSSAIHYELGPIALAVIKRTVPGSVTLHVLSQGLSITASQEVIVPESAGSVAEIPRLPRLGVRAPRG from the coding sequence ATGAGCACCGTCGCCCCGTCCGTACCCGCCGCCGCCTCACCGCTGCTGAGCCTGGACGGTGCCGTCGGAGCCGAGGGCATCGACGCCGGCGTGGCCGCGCACTACGGCGGACCGAACGCCGAACAGCGCCGGCTGTTGGGCGGCACTGCCGTCGTCGACCTGTCCCACCGCGGGGTGCTCTCCATCTCCGGCCCCGACCGGCTCACCTGGCTGAACTCCATGTCCAGCCAGGAGCTGCGCGGGCTCACCCCCGGCCAGTCCACCGAGACTCTGCTGCTCGACCCATCCGGGCACCTCGAGTACGCCATCGCGCTCATCGACGACGGCGTGGAGAGCTGGCTGCTCATCGAGGCCGCCGAGCTGCCCGGCCTGCACGCCTGGCTCGACCGGATGCGCTTCACCCTGCGGGTGCAGGTCGTCGACCACACCCCCGCCTACGCCACCATCGGCACCATGGCCGCCGACCCGGCCGCCGTGGCGCTCACCCCCGCGAGCCCGAACGGGGTGCCGCTCGTCTGGCACGACCCCTGGAACGCCGTGACCCCGGGCGGCTGGCAGTACGCCGCCGAGACCGCCCACCCCGGCGCGGCCTGGCAGTGGAGCGAGGTGCTCATCGACCGGTCGGAGTTGCCCGCCCTCCGCGACGCCGTGGCGGCCGGTACCGTGGCCGCCGCCGGTCTGCTGGCCCTGGAGGCGCTGCGCATCGCCGCCTGGCGGCCGCGCGGTGCCCTCGACGCCGACGAGCGCACCATCCCGCACGAACTGGACTGGCTGCGCACCGCCGTGCACCTCAACAAGGGCTGCTACCGCGGCCAGGAGACCATCGCCAAGGTGCACAACCTCGGCCACCCGCCCCGCCGGCTGGTGCTGCTGCACCTCGACGGCTCCGACTCCGTGCTTCCCGCCCACGGCGACGAGGTGCAGGGCGACCGGTTCGTCGCCGGCGGCGAGCCCGACCGTCGCACCGTGGGCACCATCACCTCCAGCGCCATCCACTACGAGCTCGGTCCGATCGCGCTCGCCGTGATCAAGCGCACCGTGCCCGGCTCGGTGACGTTGCACGTGCTCTCGCAGGGCCTCTCGATCACCGCCAGCCAGGAGGTCATCGTGCCCGAATCGGCCGGCTCCGTCGCCGAGATTCCCCGGCTGCCCCGGCTGGGCGTGCGGGCACCCCGCGGCTGA
- a CDS encoding phosphoglyceromutase gives MSAPYTLILLRHGNSTWNQQNLFTGWVDVRLSDQGRAEALRAGELLAESGLLPDILHTSRLTRAIQTADIALEEADRLWIDVKRSWRLNERHYGALQGLDKAETLAKYGPEQFQTWRRSFDVPPPLLDDSSEWSQVGDARYADLGDDVPRTESLKDVIARMLPYWESDIAADLRTGKTVLVTAHGNSLRALVKHLDGISDADIAELNIPTGIPLVYRLDEDLKPIGAGEYLDPAAAAAGAAAVAAQGKK, from the coding sequence ATGTCTGCTCCTTATACCCTCATCCTCCTCCGCCACGGCAACAGCACCTGGAACCAGCAAAACCTCTTCACCGGTTGGGTGGATGTGCGTCTGAGCGACCAGGGCCGGGCCGAAGCGCTGCGCGCCGGCGAACTGCTGGCCGAGTCGGGCCTGCTGCCCGACATCCTGCACACCTCGCGCCTCACCCGCGCCATCCAGACCGCCGACATCGCCCTCGAAGAGGCCGACCGCCTGTGGATCGACGTCAAGCGCTCCTGGCGCCTCAACGAGCGTCACTACGGCGCCCTGCAGGGCCTGGACAAGGCCGAGACCCTGGCCAAGTACGGCCCAGAGCAGTTCCAGACCTGGCGTCGTTCGTTCGACGTGCCGCCGCCCCTGCTCGACGACTCCTCCGAGTGGTCCCAGGTGGGCGACGCCCGTTACGCCGACCTCGGCGACGACGTGCCCCGCACCGAGAGCCTCAAGGACGTCATCGCACGGATGCTGCCCTACTGGGAGTCCGACATCGCCGCTGACCTCCGCACCGGCAAGACCGTTCTCGTCACCGCGCACGGCAACTCGCTGCGCGCGCTGGTCAAGCACCTCGATGGCATCTCCGACGCCGACATCGCCGAGCTGAACATCCCCACCGGCATCCCGCTGGTCTACCGTCTCGACGAAGACCTCAAGCCCATCGGTGCGGGCGAGTACCTCGACCCCGCCGCCGCAGCGGCCGGCGCCGCAGCGGTCGCCGCGCAGGGCAAGAAGTAA